The Rudaeicoccus suwonensis sequence AAGGCGCCATTCCGGCCGTCGTCGTCACCGGGACGAACTAGCCTGCTCAGTGACCACGACGACGTCATCAGGCAGGATCGACCCATGTCTTCCACCCTCGACACCAACTCGGCTCCCGTTCCGGACACCGGCGACGAGACCGGCGGCGACATCGCCGAGGTGCAACGCGTCGGCAGCGCCATCGCCCGTGCCGTGTCCTCGGTCATCGAAGGCAAGGACGACGTCATCCGGACCGCCGTCATCGTGCTGCTGGCACAGGGTCACCTGCTCATCGAAGACGTGCCCGGCGTGGGCAAGACGATGCTGGCCAAGGCTCTCGCCCGGGCCATCGATGCGCCGATGCGCCGCATCCAGTTCACCCCCGACCTGCTGCCGAGTGACATCACCGGCGTGAGCGTGTTCAACCAGGACACCCGCACCTTCGAGTTCCGGCCAGGCGCCATCTTCGCCAACATCGTCGTGGGCGACGAGATCAACCGTGCCTCCCCCAAGACACAGTCGGCGTTGCTGGAGTGCATGGAGGAGGACCAGGTCACCGTCGACGGCAGGACCTACCGGCTGCGCGCTCCGTTCATGGTGATGGCCACGCAGAACCCCATCGAGATGGAGGGCACCTACCCGTTGCCCGAAGCGCAGCGGGATCGTTTCATGGCGCGCATCTCGATGGGTTATCCGACGGCGACCGCCGAATTGCAGATGCTCGAGGTGCACGGCGGAGGCTCGCCGCTCGATGCGATGGCACCGGTGACCGACGAGGCCACTGTCCGACGCTGCGCGGCACGCGTCGGTCAGGTGCACGCCAGCCCTGCGCTGCGTCAGTACATCGTCGACCTGGTCGGCGCGACACGCAACGCGTCCGCCTTCCGGCTCGGTGCGTCACCCCGGGCCTCGCTGCAGTTGCTGCGCGCCGCACGTGCGCTGGCCGCGCTCGCAGGACGCGACCACGTCATACCCGAGGACGTCCAGGCACTCATCGGACCGGTGCTCGCGCACCGCGTGATCCTGTCCAGCGAGAACCAGCACCTGCACAAGGGCGCCGGGCGGCTCCTGCTCGAACTGGCGCAGGGCGTGCCGGTGCCGGCTTCGCGTCGCTGACATGGCACGGCGACGGCATTCCGTACTCACCCCGCGAGGCCGTGGATTCGTCTCCGCCGGCGTGACCTTGATCATCAGCGGTCTCGTGCTCGGCTACGAGGACATCACCCGGGTGGGAGTGCTGCTGGTGTCGCTGACCATTCTGACCTGGGCGATCTCCCGCCGCTCGCAGCCGAGGGTGACAGTGCGCCGCACCACGACGCCGACGACACTGGTGCCTGATCAACGGGCGGAGGTCCTGCTGTCGATCACCAATCTCGACCGACGCGCCTGCCCGCTCTACCTTGCCGAGGAGCAACTCGACTACTCCCTGGGCGACCGGCCGCGATTCGTCCTGCCGCGCCTTGGCACCACGGAGACCCGCCAGGTGACGTATGTCGCCGGCAGCGACCGGCGCGGCCACCACAGACTGGGTCCATTGGCGCTACAGCACCGCGATCCCTTCGGCCTCACCTCCTCCACGAGAGTGATCGACAGCACCGACGAGATCCTGGTCCTGCCGCGCGTCATACCACTCGGTTCGAGTCACCCACCAGGCGCCGGATACGGCAGCGAGGGCGAGACTCCGCAGATGGTCGCGCTGCACGGCGAGGAGGACGTCAGCATCCGCGGCTATCGCGACGGCGACGACCTGCGCAAGGTGCACTGGCCGGCGACCGCCCACCGTGGGGAGCTCATGGTCCGCCAAGAGGATCGGCCCGCACGACGTTCAGCGACGGTGCTGCTCGATTCCCGCGCAGCGGGGCACACCGGCACGGGCGCCCATTCATCGTTCGAATGGGCGGTGAGCGCGGTTGCGTCGATCGTGGTGCGGTTGGACGAACTCGATTACCAGACACACCTGCTCACCCGCGAGACCCGGACGGACGGGTTTTTCGATGATCACGCGGCAGCCACGACCGAGGACATGGTGCGTGCTCTCGCCGACGCCGGCTTCGGAGACGAGCAGGAGTTCGAGCTCCTTGCGTCGGATACCCGTGACCTGACCACGTCCGGTGGCATCGTCGTGGCAGTAGTGACCGACCTCGACGACGGCCGCGCCGACGAACTCGCCGCGCTGCGGCAACCTGGCTCGGCGGCCCTCGGGTTCGTGCTCGACACAACGACGTTCGCGCACCCCGGTGCCGAACCAGGTCAGGACGCCGTCCGGCTGCGCAACAACCTTGCCGGCGCAGGGTGGCGGATCGTCGTCGTGGATGCAGGTATGCCGATCGAACGCGCCTGGGCGATCGTCACCAACAAGGCTCTCGTCCAGGTCGGTGCGCTGTGATGATCCGGGCGCGCATCACCGAGGGGTTGCTGTGCGTGCTCGCGGTCATGGTCGCCAGCTGGCCGCTGACGACCTTGCTGCGGGGCGTGTGGGTCGGCCCGGTCTTCGGCTGTGTGCTCGTGGTCTGCGTCGCCGGGGTCCTGTTGCGGATCGCGCGTCTGCCCGGGGGCGTCGTGATCGCTGGGCAGGTCGTGGCGCTGGCCGTCGTCGTCTCCTTCGCCAATCTGCACGCGCACCTTGACGCGACTTTCGGCGCCTCGGCCGTGGACCTGTTGCGCCAGGCCAATGACACCATTCGCGACTCGCCGGCGCCCGCGCCCGTGACACCTGGCCTGTTGGCCGCGATGGAGCTTCTGCTCGGACTGCTGGCCGTGGCCACCGACTACCTGTTCGCGACCAGCCGGCAGGCGGGGCTGGCGGGCGTGCCCTTGTTCGCCGTCTTCCTGTTGTCGACCTCCAACAACGGCACTGCCCTCAACCCGATCTACTTCTGTTCGCTCGCGGCGGTGTGGCTGGCGATGATCGCGCAGAACGGCAGCACCGTGCTGAAGAGGTGGTCCTCGACACGCGCGACGTCGACCCGCCCGTCCCTGCTGGACGACCAGTACGGCGTCGCCGGATTTGCCTCCGTCGCGCGAACACTCGGCATCGCGACCGTCCTCGCCGCGGTGATCGTGCCGGCCTTCCTGCCACACACCGCTCCCCGGTTTTTCGCCAAGGGATTGGCCGAAGGCGGCTCGGGGGGTGCCGGTCAGGTCAGTCTGAGCAGCACGCTGAATGTGGCTGCAGACCTGTCGAGCCGCAGTCAGTCGGTGGTGCTCACCTTCCACACGTCCGATCCTGATCCGCCGCCCCTGCAAGTGACGGCCGGAGGCACCTACACCAACGGCGAGTGGACCGGCTTCCCGACCGCAACCGACCTGACACCAGGGCGCAACAACACGGCCCTGCCCTCCCCCAGCGGGCGCAACACGACACTGCCGAGTTCGCGCTACACGATGCAGATCACCGACAACACCGTCAACGCACCGCAGCTGGCGGTGCCGTATCCCGCGGTGTCGGCCGACCTGAACTCGACCAAGTGGGGATTCTCCCTCGACACCTCGCAGCTGTATGTCGACCGTGCGCCTGCGTCATACAGCGTGACGTACTCCGTGCTGGCCGCCTCGGACCGGCCGATGCTCGGTGGTGCCGATCCGAACACCTTCCGCTCGGATCTGGTGGTCGACCCGGCATCAGCCGCGCGGGTGGACTCGCTGGACAATCAGGTCGCGATCGGCGACACACCGTTCGACAAGGCGGTCGCCATCCAGGACTATCTGCGCAGTTCGTTGTTCACCTATTCGCTCACGCTCGCGCCGACGCGGAGTGTGAACGGCAAGAAGCTGGACCCGATCTCGAACTTCCTGGTCACCAAGAAGGGCTACTGCGTGCAGTTCGCCACTGCCATGGTGATGATGGCGCGAGCCGAGGGGATCCCGGCACGTTTGGCGCTGGGGTTCCTGCCGGGCAGCGTCAACGCGAGCGGCAACTACACCATCCTGGAATCCAGTGCGCACGCCTGGCCGCAACTGTGGCTGCCGGGTATGGGCTGGACGCGGTTCGAGCCGACGCCCGGATATCGCAGCGGCGACGCCCCGGCATACACCCAACCGACCGCACCCACCACCGGACGGAACCGCGAACCCACACCGACAGCGTCCAGTCGGCCCCGGCCGTCCGTGAGCACGACGCCACACCACGCCGTGCCGGCGCCGACGCAACAGCCCGCCGGCCCCACGAAGGCCACGTCACTGGCCGGTCTGGCCACGTCCGCGTGGATCGCGGCGGTCGTACTCGTCGCCCTTCTTGGCGGCCTCGTGCTGCCGACACTCGCCCGTCGTCGGCGGGTCGCCATCGCCCGGGCCACCGATCACGACGGCGGACCGGTCGAGGGAGAGTGGCGGGTCATGCAGGCCCGCCTGACCGACCTGGGTATCCCTGCACCGGGCGAGCGGTCGCCGCGCGCCGCGGAACGGTACTACCGGAAGAAGACCGTGCTCGACGACGACGGCCGGGCGGCGCTGCATCGTGCCGTCCAGGTCCTCGAGATGACCCGGTATGCCGCAACGCCAGACCCGGCGGGGTCGATCAGACCCGACACCGACCTCGTCGTCGCGGGAGTACGACACTCGCAGTCGCGAACGGCTCGACTGACGGCCGCACTGTTCCCGCGGTCGGGGCGTGAGGTCATAGCTCAGGCATGGCACACGGCGGTGTCCTGGCGACCGTTGCCTCGGCGTCAGCGCAGCTGAGACAGCAGACGCCCCGCGGCACGTATGCCGGGGGCGTCTGCTGTCTGGGCGCTTGCCGAAGGCCGCGCCGCTCGATGTCAGTCCAGATAGTCGCGCACTAGGAACGCCCTAGCGCTGTGCGGACTTCCCGCTGTTGGCGGGGACTCTCGCACTCATTCGGAGCGCTGTAGTGCGAAATATCCTCGACTAGAGGATGACCCCCGCAACGCGCGAACGTTCGGGGGTCTGACGACAGACATGGAGGTCTGGTCGTGGGTTCGATCTTATCCGTGTGGTGCTCGATCGCCACTCATCTTCAAGGGGTGGCTGTGGTCGCGCTGCTGCTGGCCCTGGTCGCTGGCGTGCTCCGACTGCACTGGCTCAGCTGTGCAACGTTGCACACCTCGCAGGCTGTAAAGGGCTTTACACCTGATTCGACTGGCTCGACGCCGATGGAGTCAGCACTACTGACGCCAGGCGGTGACCGTGATGCTGCCTGAGTCGAATAGCTCCGAGCGGGTCTGGCGTGGTTCCTGCACCACGTGCGGATGGTTCGTCGACGGCACATGGAAGACCGCAGGTGACGCCACGCAGGCGCACAGCGACGTGTGCGAGGACGCGGCAACGGAGATGAGGGAAGCGCCGTCGCAGGCCCTGCCAGCGCCCGCGGTCGAGGACTCTGCACCGGCCGTGCCGTGTCCGACGTGGTGTGAGCAGATCCACGTCAACAAGGAGCATTTCCGGTTCCTCGACGAGACGCGCACGCTCGACGACGACCTGCTGAATCCGTGGATTCGCGTCCCGTTCGACGGCAGCGAGGCCCCGCACCTGGTGCTGAACATGTACGGCGAGCACGTCGATCACGACGTCACGCTGACGTTGCCGCAACTGCGGCACTTCATCTCGACGTTGACCAACGCCGCGGACATGCTCGAAAGGACCAACGACGATGCCTGACCAGCCCTGCCCTGAGTGGTGCGCGGACCGTACGTGCGGAGGTGAGCACGGCAGCGATTTATCGAGTGTGGCTGCCACCGGTGGATCCGAGCTACAGCGTGCCGTCGAGGAAAAATGGAACCTCGCGCGTGTCCCGATGGTGTCGGTCCGCACGGTGTTCAGCCAGCACCCGGCAGGCCCCGACGACGCGCCCTCTGTGGCGTTGTTCATCTGCGACAGCACCGGTGAATGCGAGGTGTTGCTACGCGCGCACGAGGCACGTGCACTGATCGACGCGATCGGCGTGCAACTACAGCGCATCTCCTCGATCACTTTGTCGACACCGACAAATTGACCCATGCCAGGGGTACCCGCTTAGTGGGTACCCCGCAGGTGTCGCACGTGCGACACCTGCGCCTAAGGGTCGGATTTCAAATCGGAGCACCGAGGAGGTGTCACCTCCTCGGTGCTGACAAGGTCCGAATCTGACTTTGTCACTCGCTGTCCAGCCTCGGACCTTCCCAGGTCGGATTTCGGATCGGACCTCAGGTCGCGTTTCAAACGCGACATGAGCCAGAGGGTCGGATTTCGGATCCGACCCTTCACTAGGGGTCACGTCTCAAACGCGACCCTTCGCAACCACGGTGCTCAGCACCGCAACTCACAAAGGGTGGGCACGAGACGCACACCCTCGCAGCGCCGATAGGTCACCAGCTGCGACACCAACACGGACGGCCCCGGTCATAGGACCCAGCCCGCCGAACCGGCGACGGGCGCTCACCCTTCAGCAGTGCACGGCCGCGGGTGAGTAGACGATCTAGCTCGCTGTCACAACGACAGCGAGCCATTGGTCGTGCGTGGGCGCGAAAAACGTGGTCCGGCATTTGGGAGGGTTCGCCACCACTATGCCCACCGTGAGGTGGTCCGAGCCTTTGACGTTGCCGCCCGCGCAAGGGTCTAAGGACTGTTGAGACCCCAGCTGTTGCGATGAGCACAACGGCTGGTTCGGGAATGATTCAGATTCGCCGCGGTTTCGGAAAGTCGGAGGGAATGTCGCATTTCACTTCAACCTTCGGATTCGAACAGTCGTAGCGGATGATCGGCGGAACACCGCTACGGGTTGGAGTCTCGATCTTGGTGAGCGTGTGCTCTCCGCAGATCGGGCAAGCTCGTCCTTCCGCTGATACCACGTCGGCCATTTCAAAGTCTCCCGTGTCTCGTGCTGTAGGTGTCACCGGCAAGGCCCATCATGTGCCTCATGGGCTTCTTCTTCCAGCGTCGACGTCGAGTCGCTCGCAACACGCACCTGAACGAATCCAAGTCCGGCGTCAGCGTCTCTCGCAGCGCCGGCAGAGTCACGGTTAACTCGCGAGGACGAGTCACAGTCAACCTCGGCCGCGGGATCAAGTGGCGAGGCAAGCTGTGAACGTCGCCGCGATCATCGCCGCAGTCGTCGCTGTCATCGCAGCGTTTGGCAGCGCGGGCGCCGCACTGCTCTCGTACCGGTCACAGAACGATGCACGTAGATCGGCGGAGAAGGTCAACTCGATCAATCACCAGATAGCGGCACTAGATCGTCGGATCGAAGGATTTCGTAACGACTACCGCGACTATGCACACTCGCTGGCGATCACGAAATTCTCCGATATGGGGAAAGTCATCAGCAGCTGCGAAGTTCTGCGGGCGAACGCTCTGGCAACTACTCACATGTCTGCGGCGCTTGGCACTCTCACGATCGCTGTGACCGATTTCAGCAAACGCCGCAATCCTGATGAGGAACCAGCCTTTGACGGTTACTTGGAGGACATCCGCGAGGAGTATGTCAAAGCCATGACCCGGGCCGAAGCGCGGCGTGAGGAATTGACTCGACAAGTCAGTGCCTAGGGGGTGGTGGGAAATCTCTAGAGCTGACCTACCAATCGACCTCCGGCAGAAGACGAAGTCCCTCCCCCGAGGCGTAGGGGGGTCGCGCACGCGCGCGTGATTATACGTCAAAATGGAACACCCTCCCGGCTTTCCACGGTCCGGGAGGGTGTTTCGTTTGCGGTGACGACCTCGCAATGAGATTCGAAGGAATCCGATTACGAGTATATCTCAGGTCAGGCCAGTGATCGCGACCATCGCGGCAGGTCGCTGCACAGTCACGGTGAATCTTTCCTCGCACCGGAACGTGTGCTGGTTGAATTCGAACCCGTGCTGACCGTAGTCGGTTTCCACGGTAATTCCCTGCCGGATGTAGGCCATTGCTGCGGCCTGACCGTTGAACATCAGGGCTTCACCGACCGGCATCGTGGTGGTGGCGAGCACCTGGATGCCCCACAGCGAATTGAGCGTGTTCAGTGCCGGGTCGGCGTTCAGCAAATACCGGCCCATGGAGTCCTTTTCCCGGCGCGTGCTGCTCCAGGTGTTGGGGTGGACCACGATCGCGGTCGGCTCGGTGTATGCCGGCCCGGTGCGCAGGTCGGCTATCGCCTGCTCGATCGTGTCAATGTTCGTCTCGTCGGTCGCGGCCGCCCGCGTCAGGATCCCCGGCGTGGTCAGCAGACCGGTCAGGTCAGCGTTCTCGCCGTCGCCGTTGAGGACCTGGGAGTTCTCCGCGTCGATCACCATCCGCGACAGCTCCAGGCCGACGTACTGCGAGAACTGCTCGAAATCGAGGATGTCCTCATCGTTCAAGGTGGCGGTCACGGCCAGCTTGGTCATCGTCGCGGTGTTGCGGGTGACATTCAGCGCCACAGACGGCTTCACCGTGCCGGGAGCCACCACACCAGCGGTGCCGGTGGTGGACTGGTGCGTCAGATACTCGATGACAGCGGCGTCCGTCGCGGTCGCCGGGATCAGATCCAGCACACGCGTCGGCTCGTGCAGCATCGGCACCAGGCCGGTGTACTGCGGCGGCAGCATCCCACCCACACCGGGAGCAGACGGGGTCGGGGCCACACCATCCTTGGTCGTGACCGACCCATCGAAGCCGACACCCTTACCGGTGATCCGGAACCGGGTGTGATGCACCATCGCGTCATGCAGTGCCCGCAGCTGCGTCTCATCGAACGCCAGCGGCGACACCGAGGAGATGCCCTTCACACCCGCGGTCGTACCGAACGACGGCCCCGTGGTCTGCTCGAGGCTGCTGAACATGCTGCCGGCCAACTTGCTGGCCGACTTGTACTGCTCGATCGCGTCCTTGGCCTTGGTCATGCTGACCTCAAGCTCGTCGAACTTGGCCTTCTTCTGAGCTTTCGTAAGCTGAGGGTTGTCCATGACGGACTTCACTTCACTGCCGATCCGGCGCAGTGTCGCCTGCGCCTCCACAATGCTTGGCATGGGATTCCTTCTTTCAATGAACGGTTACCACCAGACCCGGTCCATCCGGGTCGGCAAAGTCAGGGATTTCCTCTGCGAGGGTCGTAGTACACCGAGCGAATATTCATTTATCGCGTCAGGTGTACCGCTGTCTGTAATTCTATCAATAGTCGGGTGAAACGATCGCGGCCACGCGAACAACACTCGCCATTCTCCGCAGCGTTTCCCACCGTGCCCGACTATCTGAATCGATCACGTCCTCGGCGGCGTCAGCGAACGCCAGCAACGCTTTCCCGAGCACGGTGATGTGCCGGTCCCGTTCCCGTGCCCGCATCCGATCAACCACCGCTCGAATCGCCGGCCCGTTCTGGTCGTGCCGTAACAAATCCGCGATCAACTCCGCATCAGCCATTGCCGGATTCATCGGGCACCACCCTGGGCGCAGATCAAGACCCCAACGGACAGCCCGACGGGCAGACGCGTACTTGAGCGCATAGAGATAGATAGAGAGGGGCGAACCCGCGACCTGCGCAAACGCGCCAAACGTCCGTACTGAGTACTCACACCCGTCCGTACTGAGTACGGACGTTTTCTCTCAAACGTCCGTATCTGAACATGACGTTTTGCCATTACGCGACCTGCTTCCGGGTCGATTTTGACTCATGCCAGGTGCACACCGCGTTACGAGCCTTCGCCGTCCCCACATCGAATGCCACCGCGTGCGGAGGGACGATTAAGCACCGTGCGCAGGACTGCTGGGCAAGCCACCCGTTATCGACCGCGACACGGATCGCGTCATACACCGTGCGCCTATCCGGCACGATCAATTCGCCCGTGACCGGATCGTGCGTAGCCAGCGCTAACGCAACCAGGCCACGCGGGAACGGCGTGTGCCCATTTGGCTGACAACGCGCATATGCCAGGCACGCAGCACGTAACCAGCGTGGAGCTGACTCATTGGCTGCGTGGCCTTCCCAGACGCCTCGATAATGCTTGTTGAAGAGGTCAGTCATCGAGGATCACCCGCGATCAGCCGCACCTTGTAACCGCTGGTCTCGAGCACACCGAGCAACTCATCCAGCCGCTCTCGACGGACCCAACTGCACTGGTTCGCCCGGTCCCGCATCGCCGGGATCCGCTGCACCGCCAACAACTGACCGACATAGCCACGGACCGCAACGTTCCGAGCATCCTCGCCAGGGTCATAGATCGCCACATGCCCCTTCACAGCGCACCACCGCCCGCCGACGCACGACGGCGCGCATGATCGGCCCGGAACGCCACACGCGCCCGCTCACGACGCTGCAGCGCCCGCTGCGCCAGATCATCGCTGCTGCCGGACATGTCGGTCAGCACTGGCAGCCCCGCCAACTGGCGGACTGTCTCCACCGCGGCACGCTGCAGGGAAGCAACTTCCTCACGCTCAATCAGTCGGCCGGCCTCGATCCCGGCCACGTAGCCGCTGTCATAGCCGGCCGTGAACGTCTCCCACTGCTCCCGCGGCATCGCCGCCAGGTCGATCACGTTGTCACGCAATGTGATCACCGCCGATCGTCGCGGTGGCGTTGTCGTAGGCGTCGGCCAAACCGGCCCGCAGATCAGCGCGCAGATAACCCGCCTCGGTCAATCTGTCGGTGACCTCGAGCACGGGATCCAGCACGCTCGTCACGACCATCCGCAACGCGCTAGCAGCGACGAACCCGAACATCTCCGAACCGACCTGACCAAGCTCGGCAGCAAGTGCGTCGTCGACCTGGTCGTGATCGTTGCTGCAGGTCGCCAACCGGTATGCCAGCAGCGTTGCCCGACGATCAATCTCGGCAACGTCGATCGTGCCCAGCGGTGCGCCCTCATCATCGGTGAGGATCCGAATGTCGTTGTCACGCAACGCAATCACCACCGTCGACCAGCGCCAACAGATCCGCTGTGACGTGGTGCACCGGCACCAACCGCACCAGCGTCAGCGTCGCCTGCAGACCGCGCTCGTGGCACCGCACCTGCTTACGCTCCGCGGCGCTCAGGTCGGCATACATCTGCGAGCACACCCGACCATCAGCACGCTCGAAAACGACCCTGATCGCGTAGTCATGGCGTTTCGCCCGAGCGATCAGATCAGCCTCGGCTATAGTTGAACTGAGCTTGAAATCGCCCGACGAAACGCTCTGCAGTGCCTCGGTTTCCCTGCCGGGGCACTGTTCCCTTTCCCGGCACATCAGGCAGCACCGCCGGCGAGTTCGGACATCTCGGCGTCAGCTGCATCGGCGATCGCTGTGGCTTCCTTCGCACGGCGACGCGACTGCGCAGACTTCAATGCCAACCGCGCGTAGTGCGCTTTGCGCAGGTGCTCGGCGCGAACGGGGTCACCGTCTGCTTGCTCAAGGAACTTGGCCTCAAGCGCACGTCGAGCAGGCGCCGTGCGAGCCGAGCGGTCGTGAGTGTTCGCCCAAGATTCATGGGCGGCAATGGACGAGCGCATCTTGCGCTCAGAAGTAGGTGAATGGGACACGGCAGAGCTCTCCTGTAATCAGGAGGGCTTGCTCAAGGCACTCATCTAGGGCTGCGGCCCCAGTTCCGCGGAGAGCCGCGGAGCACTGTGGTAGTTAGTTAATCACATCGTTGGGATTTTGAGCAGGTCCGCGAATGACTCTCTGCGGATCGACCCAGTCCGCGAGCGTCGCGTCCAGCGTCAAGGTCCTGCCGCCGGACTTCAGCACAACCATTGCCGCGGTGAAGCTCAGCGGGTAGGAGTTCCCACACTGGCAAGTGACGGACCCGCTCCAGCAGTCCTCGTTGACGTACGTCGAACGAACCGAGCGAGCCGGGGGCCGAGCCAGGATGCGACCACTGGGAACGCCGGTATGCACTGTCTCCGTCACATGTAGCTCGTAATGGTCATCGACGACCTCCAGCGTCGCCACTGTGTGCGCTCCCGCGCTGCAGACAACACGAACGCGGACATCGCGTCGACGGTTCTTGCTCATAGCTCCCCCAGCCCTAGTCGTTTGGCTTCCTCAGCGGCGCGTGATGCGGCCTGAGCCTTGGTGTAGCGCATCAGCATGTCGGGGCGGGTCCAGCCGGCGACGGCCATCAGACCGCCCTCTGATCCACCAGCAGCGAGCCAGCGATGGGCGGCGGTATGGCGCATCCGGTGCGGGTGGAATCCGACGATGCCAGCCGCTTCCGCACGAATCCCCAGCGTCTTGTGCAGCGCGTCGTAACTGAATCGCTTGCCACGATCGCCCAGCCATAGATCCGCGCTGGTCGCTGCCAGGAGGTGCCCTCGGCGCGTCCGCAGGTAACGGTCGATCGCCTGCCCGGTGTTCGGCCCGAATGGGACTACGCGCCCCTTGCCGCCCTTGCCTCGACGCACGGTTGCCATACCTGCGGCAAGATCTACGTCGTTAACTTCCAGCGCGACGACCTCCCCGGCTCGCATCCCGGTCTCAAGCATCAACCGCAGGATCGCCTCGTCCCGCTGGTGTCGCAACTTGATCGACCGGTCGGCACCGGGAGGCGACTGGCACGCCTTCAGCAGCGCCTTCAACTGCTCGTCGGTCAGCGGCTCGATCACCTTCGTATCGAGCTTGGGTGCCTTGACGCTGACGAACGGGTCCGGTTGTCCGCCTAGTTCGTCCTCGTCGTCCAGCCACGCCGTGAACCGGCGCACCGCCAATTGCCGAGCACGTGCCGTGGACGCCTCGCGACCCGAGTCGAGGATCGACGTCACGAAACCGCGCAACGTGTCCCTGGCCAGCGGGTCGCGCGAGCCGGCCTCGGCATACGCGAGGTACTGAGTGACGCCCTCGGCGTAGCTCTTGACCGTCTGCGGCGACTTGCGATCCGCCCGCAAGGACAGCTGCCATGACAGCAGCAGCGATCGCAATTCCTCGACCGTGAGAGCATCCGACACGCTCACAGTGTATCGATATCTGGACTAGATACGCTGTGCTCGGCTAGTGTGTCGCATGTCAGGCACGAAACGCCCGGAATGGCGGGGGTTCTTGCCGACAGCGGATCAGTTCTCAGTCCAGATAGTCGCGCAAGACCTGCGAGCGCGAGGGGTGTCGCAGCTTGCTCATGGTCTTGGATTCGATCTGACGGATCCGCTCGCGGGTGACGCCATAGACCTTGCCGATTTCGTCTAAAGTCTTCGGCTGGCC is a genomic window containing:
- a CDS encoding DUF58 domain-containing protein; this translates as MTLIISGLVLGYEDITRVGVLLVSLTILTWAISRRSQPRVTVRRTTTPTTLVPDQRAEVLLSITNLDRRACPLYLAEEQLDYSLGDRPRFVLPRLGTTETRQVTYVAGSDRRGHHRLGPLALQHRDPFGLTSSTRVIDSTDEILVLPRVIPLGSSHPPGAGYGSEGETPQMVALHGEEDVSIRGYRDGDDLRKVHWPATAHRGELMVRQEDRPARRSATVLLDSRAAGHTGTGAHSSFEWAVSAVASIVVRLDELDYQTHLLTRETRTDGFFDDHAAATTEDMVRALADAGFGDEQEFELLASDTRDLTTSGGIVVAVVTDLDDGRADELAALRQPGSAALGFVLDTTTFAHPGAEPGQDAVRLRNNLAGAGWRIVVVDAGMPIERAWAIVTNKALVQVGAL
- a CDS encoding transglutaminase-like domain-containing protein → MIRARITEGLLCVLAVMVASWPLTTLLRGVWVGPVFGCVLVVCVAGVLLRIARLPGGVVIAGQVVALAVVVSFANLHAHLDATFGASAVDLLRQANDTIRDSPAPAPVTPGLLAAMELLLGLLAVATDYLFATSRQAGLAGVPLFAVFLLSTSNNGTALNPIYFCSLAAVWLAMIAQNGSTVLKRWSSTRATSTRPSLLDDQYGVAGFASVARTLGIATVLAAVIVPAFLPHTAPRFFAKGLAEGGSGGAGQVSLSSTLNVAADLSSRSQSVVLTFHTSDPDPPPLQVTAGGTYTNGEWTGFPTATDLTPGRNNTALPSPSGRNTTLPSSRYTMQITDNTVNAPQLAVPYPAVSADLNSTKWGFSLDTSQLYVDRAPASYSVTYSVLAASDRPMLGGADPNTFRSDLVVDPASAARVDSLDNQVAIGDTPFDKAVAIQDYLRSSLFTYSLTLAPTRSVNGKKLDPISNFLVTKKGYCVQFATAMVMMARAEGIPARLALGFLPGSVNASGNYTILESSAHAWPQLWLPGMGWTRFEPTPGYRSGDAPAYTQPTAPTTGRNREPTPTASSRPRPSVSTTPHHAVPAPTQQPAGPTKATSLAGLATSAWIAAVVLVALLGGLVLPTLARRRRVAIARATDHDGGPVEGEWRVMQARLTDLGIPAPGERSPRAAERYYRKKTVLDDDGRAALHRAVQVLEMTRYAATPDPAGSIRPDTDLVVAGVRHSQSRTARLTAALFPRSGREVIAQAWHTAVSWRPLPRRQRS
- a CDS encoding phage major capsid protein → MPSIVEAQATLRRIGSEVKSVMDNPQLTKAQKKAKFDELEVSMTKAKDAIEQYKSASKLAGSMFSSLEQTTGPSFGTTAGVKGISSVSPLAFDETQLRALHDAMVHHTRFRITGKGVGFDGSVTTKDGVAPTPSAPGVGGMLPPQYTGLVPMLHEPTRVLDLIPATATDAAVIEYLTHQSTTGTAGVVAPGTVKPSVALNVTRNTATMTKLAVTATLNDEDILDFEQFSQYVGLELSRMVIDAENSQVLNGDGENADLTGLLTTPGILTRAAATDETNIDTIEQAIADLRTGPAYTEPTAIVVHPNTWSSTRREKDSMGRYLLNADPALNTLNSLWGIQVLATTTMPVGEALMFNGQAAAMAYIRQGITVETDYGQHGFEFNQHTFRCEERFTVTVQRPAAMVAITGLT
- a CDS encoding DUF4236 domain-containing protein, which produces MGFFFQRRRRVARNTHLNESKSGVSVSRSAGRVTVNSRGRVTVNLGRGIKWRGKL
- a CDS encoding AAA family ATPase, encoding MSSTLDTNSAPVPDTGDETGGDIAEVQRVGSAIARAVSSVIEGKDDVIRTAVIVLLAQGHLLIEDVPGVGKTMLAKALARAIDAPMRRIQFTPDLLPSDITGVSVFNQDTRTFEFRPGAIFANIVVGDEINRASPKTQSALLECMEEDQVTVDGRTYRLRAPFMVMATQNPIEMEGTYPLPEAQRDRFMARISMGYPTATAELQMLEVHGGGSPLDAMAPVTDEATVRRCAARVGQVHASPALRQYIVDLVGATRNASAFRLGASPRASLQLLRAARALAALAGRDHVIPEDVQALIGPVLAHRVILSSENQHLHKGAGRLLLELAQGVPVPASRR
- a CDS encoding tyrosine-type recombinase/integrase; protein product: MSDALTVEELRSLLLSWQLSLRADRKSPQTVKSYAEGVTQYLAYAEAGSRDPLARDTLRGFVTSILDSGREASTARARQLAVRRFTAWLDDEDELGGQPDPFVSVKAPKLDTKVIEPLTDEQLKALLKACQSPPGADRSIKLRHQRDEAILRLMLETGMRAGEVVALEVNDVDLAAGMATVRRGKGGKGRVVPFGPNTGQAIDRYLRTRRGHLLAATSADLWLGDRGKRFSYDALHKTLGIRAEAAGIVGFHPHRMRHTAAHRWLAAGGSEGGLMAVAGWTRPDMLMRYTKAQAASRAAEEAKRLGLGEL